From Rhodopseudomonas palustris, a single genomic window includes:
- a CDS encoding IucA/IucC family protein, with translation MHGSMREIAERATFQSFANCYRREVDPGVSSALGPERGERHNYIEWSCPMAAATLRAEIERNSLCGPLRFGRVFICRAQENAWREIAPLRALYLMVQECYAAMGVERADGLRDEEAELLGRVLTSYHCMVDSLQRAPGPGSLNFIDCEQSLVFGHWLHPTPKSRQGMTDWQRPAYAPEHRGRFRLAFFAADAALLRRGEADDVSLPGILDALIPPDQRPVLRSDEALLPLHPLQAEAVMLDPAIAELVAQGRLRRLGAIGAEFSATSSVRTVYNPDVPWMLKFSLPVRITNSLRVNRMPELRAGVAMSQLFTRAEAAARHPRFKLIRDPAYLTLDLPGRRESGFEVIFRENPFTTGNEHSGVAVAALTADPPPGARSRLERIVRELAARSNETVGSTCRRWFSAYLDCALDPLVRIYDELGVAFEAHQQNALLDVSSGLPTIFYYRDNQGFYLSNAHRDRLTALVPETADIGGLYFDDRVIQERFGYYLIVNQVCSVIARMGQDRLIDEEALLAILCERLDHLGRELTGVGAEFAAGLLDRPTVAAKANLLTRMLDIDELEAEDGRAIYVQLPNPLLAGRRAPRAGGVRVAAL, from the coding sequence ATGCACGGATCCATGCGCGAGATCGCCGAACGCGCGACATTTCAAAGCTTTGCCAATTGCTATCGGCGGGAAGTCGACCCCGGCGTGTCCTCCGCGCTGGGGCCGGAGCGCGGTGAGCGGCACAACTATATCGAATGGTCCTGCCCGATGGCGGCGGCGACACTGCGCGCCGAGATCGAGCGCAACTCGCTGTGCGGGCCGCTCCGGTTCGGGCGCGTCTTCATCTGCCGCGCCCAGGAGAATGCCTGGCGCGAAATCGCGCCGCTGCGCGCGCTCTATTTGATGGTCCAGGAATGCTATGCGGCGATGGGCGTGGAACGGGCGGACGGCCTGCGCGACGAAGAAGCCGAACTGCTCGGCCGCGTGCTCACGAGCTATCACTGCATGGTGGACAGCCTTCAGCGGGCTCCCGGTCCCGGCAGCTTGAACTTTATCGACTGCGAACAGAGCCTGGTGTTCGGACATTGGCTGCACCCGACGCCGAAGAGCCGCCAGGGCATGACCGACTGGCAGCGGCCCGCTTACGCGCCCGAGCATCGCGGTCGCTTTCGGCTCGCGTTCTTCGCGGCCGATGCGGCACTGCTGCGCCGGGGCGAAGCCGACGACGTCTCCCTGCCCGGCATTCTCGACGCGTTGATTCCACCGGATCAACGCCCGGTGCTGCGATCGGACGAGGCGCTGCTTCCCTTGCATCCGCTCCAGGCCGAAGCGGTGATGCTCGATCCGGCGATCGCGGAGCTGGTGGCCCAGGGGCGGCTGCGGCGGCTCGGCGCGATCGGTGCCGAATTCTCGGCCACCTCCTCGGTCCGCACGGTCTACAATCCCGATGTCCCGTGGATGCTGAAATTCTCGCTGCCGGTCCGGATCACCAATTCGTTGCGCGTCAACCGAATGCCCGAACTGCGCGCCGGCGTCGCGATGTCGCAGCTCTTCACCCGTGCCGAGGCCGCCGCACGCCATCCCCGATTCAAGCTGATCAGAGATCCGGCCTACCTGACCCTCGATCTGCCGGGGCGCCGGGAAAGCGGGTTCGAGGTGATCTTCCGCGAAAATCCGTTCACCACGGGAAACGAGCACAGCGGAGTCGCGGTCGCGGCACTGACCGCCGATCCGCCGCCGGGCGCGCGTTCCAGGCTCGAGCGCATCGTGCGCGAGCTGGCGGCGCGCAGCAACGAGACGGTGGGAAGCACCTGCCGACGATGGTTCTCGGCCTATCTCGACTGCGCGCTGGATCCGCTTGTCCGGATCTACGACGAGCTCGGCGTCGCATTCGAAGCGCATCAGCAGAACGCCCTGCTCGACGTTTCCTCAGGACTCCCGACGATATTCTACTATCGGGACAACCAGGGCTTCTATCTGTCGAATGCGCACCGCGACCGACTGACCGCGCTGGTGCCGGAAACGGCCGATATCGGCGGCTTGTATTTCGACGACCGGGTGATCCAGGAGCGCTTCGGCTACTACCTGATCGTCAACCAGGTCTGTTCGGTGATCGCCCGAATGGGCCAGGACAGGCTGATCGACGAGGAGGCGCTGCTCGCGATTCTGTGCGAGCGACTGGACCACCTCGGCCGCGAACTGACAGGCGTCGGCGCCGAATTCGCCGCCGGGCTTCTCGACCGCCCGACCGTCGCCGCCAAAGCCAATCTCCTGACCCGAATGCTCGACATCGACGAACTGGAAGCCGAAGACGGCCGCGCGATCTACGTGCAGTTACCGAACCCGCTGTTGGCCGGTCGTCGTGCCCCGCGAGCCGGAGGCGTTCGTGTCGCTGCCCTGTGA
- a CDS encoding siderophore ABC transporter substrate-binding protein: MLFSRIFAVLIALALPTAAIAETVQIQTAQGLATVPARPHRVAVFDMAALDTLHLLGVKPAGVPDRVFLPELKPAAAGGEVVGTLFEPNLEALSALDPDLIILGGRSSPKAKFTSRIAPTIDMTIDGQDLVRDAEARLDAYGRLFGREQAADEARQKFRAAVAAARDAAKGKGRALILMTNGPKISAFGVGSRFGWIHSTLGIEPAVTAMAAAIHGEAVSFEFVRKADPDWLIVVDRAVAIGTGDSQAHATLDNELVRDTKAWKRGQVIYLPAADLYIAGGGIQAMTRVLAAVTRGFSAAQ; encoded by the coding sequence ATGCTGTTCTCCCGCATCTTCGCCGTGCTGATCGCCCTCGCCCTTCCGACAGCGGCGATTGCCGAAACCGTGCAGATCCAGACGGCCCAGGGACTGGCCACGGTACCCGCCAGACCGCACCGCGTTGCCGTGTTCGACATGGCCGCGCTCGACACGTTGCACCTGCTCGGCGTGAAGCCGGCGGGCGTACCGGATCGTGTCTTCCTGCCCGAGCTGAAGCCTGCCGCCGCCGGCGGCGAGGTCGTGGGCACCCTGTTCGAGCCCAATCTGGAAGCCCTGAGTGCGCTCGACCCCGATCTGATCATCCTCGGCGGGCGATCGTCGCCGAAAGCCAAATTCACCTCGCGCATCGCTCCCACCATCGACATGACGATCGACGGGCAGGATCTCGTGCGCGACGCCGAAGCCCGCCTCGATGCCTATGGCCGCCTGTTCGGCCGCGAACAGGCCGCCGATGAGGCACGGCAGAAATTCCGGGCGGCCGTGGCCGCCGCGCGCGACGCCGCCAAGGGCAAGGGGCGCGCCCTGATCCTGATGACCAACGGCCCGAAGATCTCCGCCTTCGGCGTCGGTTCGCGGTTCGGCTGGATTCACAGCACACTGGGAATCGAACCTGCGGTGACCGCGATGGCGGCGGCCATCCACGGCGAGGCGGTGTCCTTCGAGTTCGTTCGCAAGGCCGATCCCGACTGGCTGATCGTGGTCGATCGTGCGGTCGCCATTGGAACCGGCGACAGTCAGGCGCACGCGACGCTCGACAACGAGCTGGTGCGCGACACCAAGGCCTGGAAGCGCGGCCAGGTGATCTATCTGCCCGCCGCCGATCTGTACATCGCGGGCGGCGGCATCCAGGCCATGACCCGCGTTCTCGCAGCCGTCACCCGCGGGTTTTCGGCCGCGCAATGA
- a CDS encoding Lrp/AsnC family transcriptional regulator: MTSKLDQINLRILAALQVDCSRSQRELADEVGLSQNALWRRLKALEASGAITGYGARVSQEAAGVPMTVFVMVRTRRHSAEWLRRFRAQIESIPEVVAFYRISGDFDYMLKIAARDMNNYDKVYQTIINKTELETVTSYFSMEAIIDGRPFPVGR, encoded by the coding sequence ATGACGTCCAAATTGGATCAAATTAACCTCCGTATTCTGGCCGCGCTCCAGGTCGATTGTTCGCGCTCACAGCGCGAACTGGCGGACGAGGTCGGCCTGTCGCAGAATGCCCTGTGGCGACGTCTGAAGGCCCTGGAGGCGAGCGGCGCCATCACCGGCTATGGTGCACGGGTCTCTCAGGAGGCGGCCGGCGTTCCGATGACGGTCTTCGTGATGGTCCGCACGCGGCGGCATTCCGCAGAATGGCTCCGGCGGTTTCGCGCGCAGATTGAATCGATTCCGGAAGTGGTCGCGTTCTACCGGATCAGCGGCGATTTCGATTACATGCTGAAGATCGCGGCACGCGACATGAACAACTACGACAAGGTGTACCAGACCATCATCAACAAGACCGAGCTGGAGACCGTCACATCGTATTTCTCGATGGAGGCCATCATCGATGGACGGCCGTTCCCGGTCGGACGCTGA
- a CDS encoding ArsR/SmtB family transcription factor yields the protein MKADARRDRPERPKRAATGSARSSKRATDRHEHPPRRLPCLPPEPQIRSAAAMFQALGDPERLRLMIRLSEQEICVSELAELAQEQLTTVSARLKSLYAARLVKRRRQAKHVFYSIADDHVLQMIRGAVAHAAEPNSPHAHAH from the coding sequence ATGAAAGCCGACGCGCGACGTGACCGGCCGGAACGTCCGAAGCGAGCCGCGACCGGATCCGCGCGCAGCAGCAAGCGGGCGACCGACCGGCATGAGCACCCGCCTCGCCGGCTTCCGTGTCTTCCCCCCGAACCGCAGATTCGAAGCGCCGCGGCGATGTTCCAGGCGCTCGGCGATCCGGAGCGGCTTCGCTTGATGATCCGGCTGTCCGAGCAGGAGATCTGCGTGTCCGAACTCGCGGAGCTCGCCCAGGAGCAACTGACGACCGTCTCCGCCCGCCTCAAGTCGCTCTATGCGGCACGGCTGGTCAAACGGCGGCGTCAGGCCAAGCACGTGTTCTATTCGATCGCTGACGATCACGTCCTTCAGATGATCCGCGGCGCCGTCGCACACGCTGCCGAACCCAACTCCCCCCACGCCCACGCTCACTGA
- a CDS encoding DUF6005 family protein: MTREQITAAIRQILAERMNNQHLDGFGPQSRLNADLYLDSVLMLDLLLDLELGHGIAVPDDLVAGSKIETVGDLVDLLVPASSLDTRAEGAAQPAAFDVHADVYPDIKVHCVVSCLCDAVKAAGLDHRPMYFGIWDADFAVSERHQLRYHAPQISHDVFCRWFHRLYGVRVTEWYDHSAPKQVNITKLLGLIAARRPTESVMVMLDMFHLPERENKFNQNPFPHFLMVEATADPHVWQVRDPDFRWEGPIERDRVINAVAQPSVAGGYMFDRRAVRLPAAADIRDYFLTCFVADDNPLIRRVRDIVDVHLQRRDGLCVAELKTALRELPVLSIRKWAYEHGFAFFWRSLRLPNDEFLVWCDRIEELALGLPALHLKILRLAQTGDADCAADVYRTLDSLDALETAIKARLHAVFLDWCVDLGLARTPMSERRAGLRR; this comes from the coding sequence ATGACCCGAGAACAGATCACGGCCGCGATCCGCCAGATCCTCGCAGAGCGAATGAACAACCAGCACCTCGATGGGTTCGGCCCGCAATCGCGGCTGAATGCCGATCTCTATCTCGACTCGGTGTTGATGCTGGACCTGCTTTTGGATCTGGAGCTCGGTCACGGCATCGCCGTGCCGGACGACTTGGTCGCCGGCTCGAAGATCGAGACGGTCGGCGATCTGGTTGATCTATTGGTCCCGGCCAGTTCACTCGACACCAGAGCCGAAGGCGCCGCCCAGCCGGCGGCCTTCGACGTCCATGCCGACGTCTATCCGGACATCAAGGTCCATTGCGTCGTCTCTTGTCTGTGCGATGCGGTGAAAGCGGCGGGCCTCGATCACCGGCCGATGTATTTCGGCATCTGGGACGCCGACTTCGCCGTCTCGGAGCGACACCAACTGCGCTACCATGCGCCGCAGATCAGCCACGACGTGTTCTGCCGCTGGTTTCACCGGCTCTACGGCGTGCGCGTCACCGAGTGGTACGATCACTCTGCACCGAAACAGGTCAATATCACCAAGCTGCTCGGTCTGATCGCTGCGCGCCGTCCGACCGAGAGCGTGATGGTGATGCTGGACATGTTTCACCTGCCGGAGCGCGAGAACAAGTTCAACCAGAACCCCTTCCCGCATTTTCTGATGGTGGAGGCGACGGCGGACCCGCATGTCTGGCAGGTGCGCGATCCGGATTTTCGCTGGGAAGGACCGATCGAACGCGATCGCGTCATCAATGCCGTCGCCCAACCGAGCGTCGCCGGCGGCTACATGTTCGATCGCCGCGCGGTGCGGCTCCCGGCAGCGGCCGATATCCGGGACTACTTCCTCACCTGCTTCGTGGCGGACGACAATCCTTTGATCCGCCGCGTCCGCGATATCGTCGACGTTCATCTCCAACGCCGTGACGGCCTATGCGTGGCAGAGCTGAAGACTGCGCTACGCGAACTCCCCGTACTGTCGATCCGCAAATGGGCCTACGAGCACGGCTTCGCCTTCTTCTGGCGATCGCTTCGGCTCCCGAACGACGAGTTCCTGGTTTGGTGCGACAGGATCGAAGAGCTCGCACTCGGCCTGCCGGCATTGCATCTGAAGATCCTGCGGCTGGCGCAAACCGGCGATGCGGATTGCGCCGCAGACGTCTACCGGACGCTGGACAGCCTCGACGCGCTCGAGACCGCGATCAAGGCCAGGCTGCATGCGGTGTTTCTCGACTGGTGCGTCGATCTGGGGCTGGCACGGACGCCGATGTCTGAACGCAGGGCGGGGTTACGTCGATGA
- a CDS encoding ABC transporter permease — MTTVERTAPRLAGAAALLVLAGLCAISIFVGVGDVSPREAFSDPEALYLIAASRLPRTLAAILTGAGLAIAGLVMQTLARNRFVEPATAGTGQSAALGILIVTLLLPSASIATKTLVASLTALAGTSLFLAIAHRLPPTQPFLVPLFGLVYGGVVGAAVTFVAWHTDLLQFIEIWTHGEFSGVLRGRYELLWVSAAVLAVTWVFADRLTLMSLGRDVSVGLGLDYARMMQIGLAIISVVTALTVVIVGLVPFVGLVVPNMVSRLIGDNMRMLIPWVAGSGAALVLACDIIGRLLHFPYEIPVGTVLGVVGAASFLWLLLRRPSHA; from the coding sequence ATGACGACCGTCGAACGAACGGCACCGCGCCTTGCGGGCGCGGCGGCACTCCTCGTTCTGGCGGGGCTTTGCGCGATCAGCATTTTCGTCGGCGTCGGCGACGTGTCGCCGCGCGAGGCGTTCTCGGATCCCGAGGCGTTGTATCTCATCGCCGCGAGCCGCCTGCCGCGCACCCTCGCAGCGATCCTGACCGGCGCCGGCCTCGCGATCGCCGGCCTGGTGATGCAGACGCTGGCGCGCAACCGCTTCGTCGAGCCGGCGACGGCGGGCACCGGACAAAGCGCAGCCCTCGGCATTCTGATCGTCACGCTCCTGCTCCCTTCCGCCTCGATCGCGACCAAGACGCTGGTGGCGAGCCTCACGGCTCTCGCCGGCACCTCGTTGTTCCTGGCGATCGCCCACCGCCTGCCGCCGACGCAGCCGTTCCTGGTGCCGCTGTTCGGGCTGGTCTATGGCGGTGTCGTCGGCGCAGCCGTCACGTTCGTCGCCTGGCACACCGACCTGCTGCAGTTCATCGAGATCTGGACGCATGGCGAGTTCTCCGGCGTGCTGCGCGGCCGCTACGAACTGCTGTGGGTCTCGGCGGCGGTTCTGGCCGTGACGTGGGTGTTCGCCGATCGTCTGACCTTGATGTCGCTCGGTCGAGACGTCAGCGTCGGGCTCGGCCTCGACTACGCGCGCATGATGCAGATCGGACTGGCCATCATCTCCGTCGTCACCGCACTGACGGTCGTGATCGTCGGGCTGGTGCCGTTCGTCGGCCTCGTCGTGCCCAACATGGTCTCCCGCCTGATCGGCGACAACATGCGAATGCTGATTCCGTGGGTGGCGGGCAGCGGCGCGGCGCTGGTTCTGGCCTGCGATATCATCGGCCGGCTGCTGCACTTTCCGTACGAGATCCCGGTCGGCACCGTGCTCGGCGTCGTCGGTGCCGCATCCTTCCTGTGGCTTCTGTTGCGTCGGCCGTCGCATGCGTGA
- a CDS encoding sugar phosphate isomerase/epimerase family protein: MKLSVCTITFRHQLLSFGEIADWARGSGFHGVELWAAHARGLLRTHPQYGAGWLAGYGLSVPMLSDYLPTDGDAAEIRRRTVGLCRLAEHWSARKIRTFAGNIPSRSMSRSERRSLAHRLRDIAAVVHDHGIRLLVETHPNTLADGLEPTLCMLADADHPGLGINFDALHVWEANDDPVQARCALAEFIGHYHLKNVRARSELGVFAPENVYSAAGTREGMVPLFDGAMDYDNFLSAMAAESEAEASLEWFGNNCFETLVQDRIAVLAHLGSTMRGPGSPEARRSRSSTTGAANSAPGLA, translated from the coding sequence ATGAAGCTCTCGGTCTGCACCATCACCTTCCGGCATCAACTGCTGTCCTTCGGCGAGATCGCCGACTGGGCGCGCGGCAGCGGGTTCCACGGCGTCGAACTGTGGGCGGCACATGCGCGCGGGCTGCTGCGGACACATCCGCAATACGGCGCCGGCTGGCTGGCCGGGTACGGCCTCTCGGTACCGATGCTGAGCGACTACCTGCCCACGGACGGCGACGCCGCCGAGATCCGCCGCCGCACGGTCGGACTCTGCCGACTCGCGGAGCACTGGTCGGCACGCAAGATCCGCACTTTCGCCGGCAATATCCCGAGCCGCAGCATGTCGCGTAGCGAGCGCAGATCGCTGGCGCATCGCCTTCGCGACATCGCCGCCGTCGTGCACGACCACGGCATCCGGCTCCTGGTCGAGACCCATCCGAACACGTTGGCGGACGGTCTCGAGCCGACGCTGTGCATGTTGGCCGATGCCGACCACCCGGGGCTCGGCATCAATTTCGACGCGCTCCATGTCTGGGAAGCCAACGACGATCCGGTTCAGGCCCGCTGCGCGCTGGCGGAATTCATCGGCCACTATCATCTGAAGAACGTTCGCGCGCGCAGCGAACTCGGAGTGTTCGCGCCCGAAAATGTCTATTCCGCCGCCGGCACCCGGGAGGGTATGGTGCCGTTGTTCGACGGCGCCATGGACTACGACAATTTCCTGTCGGCCATGGCGGCCGAGAGCGAAGCGGAAGCCTCGCTCGAATGGTTTGGAAACAATTGTTTCGAGACGTTGGTTCAAGATCGGATCGCCGTTCTCGCTCATCTCGGTTCGACGATGCGCGGCCCAGGTTCGCCGGAGGCGCGACGAAGCCGTTCCTCAACGACGGGAGCCGCGAATTCGGCTCCCGGCCTCGCCTGA
- a CDS encoding IucA/IucC family protein, which translates to MSLPCDLVGRPEERVVRQLTAAALYENLFGPVDLTPCPPRRFEWWSNGRAWRARGRIGAFGRPRLETGKVEWLASDGWRSASIADVVAALPGAASARALLRRELEQTEALMRWNHRHIRRRDRRRMAFSELDAAVDEGHPYHPCFKSRTGFDERDHQLYGPEAGNAFQLVWLAVAREELHLSLPEPEETFWKCQLGAEELNRISARAASLGLDRRQFGLIPIHPWQWRHLAEDRLRPLIRSGRVHTLGAAGDPYRASQSVRSLSNACDPRRTGVKLALGIVNTSTRRHLEPHSVGTAPVLSRWLGDIIDSDPLFRSRYQIDILREFAGAIVDRDGPLGGEVAAIWRESVESKLADGEAAVPFNALMAIESDGRPFIEPWLDRYGVKPWLDRLIEVAVLPVWRLLVVHGIATEAHGQNMVLVHRDGWPERLILRDFHDSLEFVPEFLADRGSAPDFAALHPDYRNALPNQYYWMQNPADLRDLFVDCLFVFNLAEIAHLVHSCYGVDETTFWHRVTRHLAADIAEHDLGDRVAQLGFGTRQILIESLLARKLGLADDLQRAAHNPLAGFAPIAREYA; encoded by the coding sequence GTGTCGCTGCCCTGTGATCTCGTCGGCCGTCCGGAGGAGCGAGTGGTGCGCCAGCTCACCGCGGCGGCGCTGTACGAAAACCTGTTCGGGCCCGTCGACCTCACCCCGTGCCCGCCTCGGCGCTTCGAATGGTGGAGCAACGGCCGGGCGTGGCGCGCGCGCGGCCGGATCGGCGCCTTCGGCCGGCCGCGGCTCGAAACCGGAAAGGTCGAATGGCTCGCCAGCGATGGATGGCGCTCGGCTTCGATCGCGGATGTCGTTGCAGCCCTGCCGGGCGCGGCCTCCGCGAGAGCACTGCTGCGTCGCGAGCTCGAGCAGACTGAGGCCCTGATGCGATGGAACCATCGCCATATTCGGCGTCGCGACCGGCGACGGATGGCTTTCTCCGAACTCGACGCGGCGGTCGATGAAGGGCATCCTTACCACCCCTGCTTCAAGTCGCGCACCGGATTCGACGAGCGGGACCATCAGCTCTACGGGCCGGAAGCGGGCAACGCCTTTCAGTTGGTCTGGCTCGCCGTCGCGCGCGAGGAACTGCATCTGTCGCTGCCCGAGCCGGAGGAGACGTTCTGGAAATGTCAGCTCGGCGCCGAGGAGCTGAATCGGATTTCAGCGCGCGCCGCCTCGCTCGGCCTCGACCGGCGACAGTTCGGCTTGATACCGATCCATCCCTGGCAATGGCGGCATCTGGCGGAAGATCGACTGCGTCCCCTGATCCGATCCGGGCGCGTGCACACGTTGGGAGCGGCGGGCGATCCGTATCGCGCCAGCCAATCGGTGCGCTCGCTCAGCAACGCGTGCGACCCGCGCCGCACCGGCGTGAAGCTGGCGCTGGGCATCGTCAACACCTCGACACGCCGTCACCTCGAGCCGCATTCGGTCGGCACCGCGCCGGTCCTGTCCCGCTGGCTCGGCGACATCATCGACAGCGACCCGCTGTTTCGATCCCGCTACCAGATCGATATCCTCCGTGAATTCGCCGGTGCGATCGTCGATCGCGACGGCCCGCTCGGCGGCGAGGTCGCCGCAATCTGGCGCGAAAGCGTCGAGAGCAAGCTCGCCGACGGCGAAGCAGCGGTGCCGTTCAACGCGCTGATGGCGATCGAGTCCGACGGCCGCCCCTTCATCGAGCCATGGCTGGACCGCTACGGCGTCAAGCCATGGCTCGATCGCCTGATCGAGGTCGCGGTGCTGCCGGTGTGGCGGCTGCTCGTAGTCCACGGCATTGCGACAGAGGCGCACGGACAGAACATGGTGCTCGTCCATCGCGACGGCTGGCCCGAACGGCTGATCCTGCGTGACTTCCACGACAGCCTGGAATTCGTGCCGGAGTTTCTGGCCGATCGCGGATCGGCGCCGGACTTCGCAGCCCTCCATCCCGACTACCGCAATGCGCTCCCCAACCAGTATTATTGGATGCAAAACCCCGCCGACCTGCGCGACCTGTTCGTCGATTGCCTGTTCGTCTTCAATCTCGCCGAGATCGCACATCTCGTACATAGCTGCTACGGCGTGGACGAAACCACGTTCTGGCACAGGGTGACGCGTCATCTCGCCGCCGATATCGCCGAGCACGACCTGGGCGACCGCGTGGCACAGCTCGGCTTCGGGACGCGACAGATCCTGATCGAGAGCCTGTTGGCACGCAAGCTCGGCCTCGCGGACGATCTCCAGCGCGCTGCGCACAATCCCCTCGCCGGCTTCGCGCCGATCGCACGAGAATACGCATGA
- a CDS encoding RNA polymerase sigma factor yields the protein MSSATDLLNIYGSEQGQLKRMVRRITGNAHTAEDVVHETFIKLMNRKVGERDVGLVVTTARNLACDVLRAERVRASYANNVSSEQLQTGVVDPEDAVASRMDLDALFRALETLPRRTQRIFLLSKVDGMTYPQIARSLKISVSTVEKEMISALEFCRTWRQRRERN from the coding sequence ATGTCGTCTGCGACGGATCTGCTCAACATTTACGGATCGGAGCAGGGCCAGCTCAAGCGGATGGTTCGGCGCATCACCGGCAATGCACATACGGCGGAGGACGTCGTCCACGAGACGTTCATCAAGCTGATGAATCGAAAGGTGGGCGAGCGTGACGTCGGTCTCGTCGTCACCACGGCCCGCAATCTCGCCTGCGATGTGCTGCGCGCGGAGCGGGTGCGGGCGTCCTACGCCAACAACGTGTCGAGCGAGCAACTGCAGACCGGCGTCGTCGATCCCGAGGACGCGGTGGCGAGCCGGATGGATCTCGACGCGCTGTTTCGCGCGCTCGAGACGCTGCCTCGCCGCACCCAGCGCATCTTTCTTCTCAGCAAGGTCGACGGGATGACCTATCCGCAGATCGCCCGCAGTCTGAAGATTTCGGTCTCGACAGTGGAGAAGGAAATGATCTCCGCCCTCGAATTCTGCCGGACCTGGCGACAACGCCGCGAGAGAAACTAA
- a CDS encoding AMP-binding protein: MIRIDDKFYDRAVMQTMSRRAAAAVGVADHGLSFAVRMSDTADYLSLLLAIREAGASALPIHPSTPHAAARRLATDFGCHRLVTDGFAVEQLGAAGPGPGGLLQTTSGTTGEPKRIIRTWSEIDREIESYVATFHAPETMSPVVACPVTHSYGLICGVFVALRRGQVPQVVGTGNPKYLIARLRDTTRPLLYSSPAMLHAVARLLPEGETICAAMTSGTVLPETWLATIRARTTHLFQQYGCSEAGCVAINPDLTASGDMGFALPHHRVEAGDGAQPREIVVHTGDRTIRTADLGYTRPDGMLVFVARLDDTINVSGLNVYPKEVEDVVMAMPGVTDAVAFRRLDPFAGERVALAFSAEHDVSPAALREWCIQNLAAHQVPIETVRLARLPRQANGKINRREIAALHAAGRLELSAEDIVA; the protein is encoded by the coding sequence ATGATCCGGATCGACGACAAATTCTACGACCGCGCGGTGATGCAGACCATGAGCCGGCGCGCAGCGGCCGCGGTCGGTGTCGCAGATCACGGGCTCAGCTTCGCCGTCCGCATGTCCGACACCGCAGACTATCTGTCGCTGTTACTTGCGATCCGCGAGGCCGGCGCCAGCGCATTGCCGATCCATCCTTCGACGCCGCACGCTGCGGCCCGCAGGCTTGCCACCGATTTCGGTTGCCACCGGCTGGTGACCGACGGCTTCGCCGTCGAGCAACTCGGCGCAGCCGGCCCCGGCCCCGGCGGATTGCTGCAAACGACCTCCGGAACCACCGGAGAACCGAAACGGATCATCCGGACCTGGTCCGAAATCGACCGGGAAATCGAGAGCTATGTGGCGACCTTTCACGCTCCGGAAACGATGAGTCCCGTGGTCGCCTGTCCGGTCACGCACTCCTACGGGCTGATCTGCGGGGTGTTCGTCGCGCTTCGGCGCGGACAGGTGCCGCAGGTGGTCGGCACCGGCAATCCGAAATACCTGATCGCCCGCCTTCGCGACACCACGCGCCCGCTGCTGTATTCGTCGCCCGCCATGCTGCACGCGGTCGCCCGCCTGCTGCCGGAGGGCGAAACGATCTGCGCCGCCATGACCTCGGGGACGGTGCTGCCCGAAACCTGGCTCGCCACGATCCGGGCTCGGACCACACATCTGTTTCAGCAGTACGGCTGCTCGGAAGCAGGATGCGTCGCGATCAATCCCGATCTCACGGCGTCGGGCGACATGGGGTTTGCGTTGCCCCACCATCGCGTCGAAGCAGGCGACGGTGCTCAGCCGCGGGAGATCGTCGTGCATACCGGCGACCGAACGATCCGGACCGCCGACCTCGGCTACACCAGACCCGACGGCATGCTGGTGTTCGTGGCGCGCCTCGACGACACCATCAACGTCTCCGGACTCAACGTCTATCCAAAGGAGGTGGAGGACGTCGTGATGGCGATGCCCGGAGTGACCGACGCGGTCGCGTTCCGGCGGCTCGATCCGTTCGCGGGCGAACGCGTCGCGCTGGCCTTCAGCGCCGAACACGATGTGTCGCCCGCGGCCTTGCGCGAATGGTGCATTCAGAACCTTGCCGCACATCAGGTGCCGATCGAAACGGTGCGCCTCGCCCGCCTGCCGCGGCAGGCGAACGGCAAGATCAATCGGCGGGAGATCGCGGCGCTGCACGCCGCAGGTCGCCTCGAGCTCTCGGCGGAGGACATCGTGGCATGA